The segment CGTCAAGACTTCAACAGGATTTTCTACAGGCGGGGCAACCGTAGCGGATGTGAAATTGATGCGCGAAACAGTCGGACCGGATCTTGGAGTGAAAGCTTCCGGTGGAGTTAGAAGCCTGGAAGATGTAGAAGCGATGATCGAAGCGGGAGCTACTCGCATCGGTGCAAGCTCGGGTGTTCAAATCATGCAGGGGCTAACTTCAAATACGGATTATTAACTGTTGACCTATAGAAGGTTATACGGTATAATTTCTTAATATATAACACTAGTTGTTATGTGCTTCAACGTGTGTTCGGAGGGAGGGAAAAAGAGATGACAAAAACAACTGTTCGTAAAAACGAATCAATTGAAGATGCTCTTCGCCGCTTCAAACGCACTGTTTCTAAATCCGGAACAATGCAAGAGGTAAGAAAGCGCGAGTATTATGATAAGCCAAGCGTAAAACGCAAACTGAAATCAGAAGCTGCGCGTAAACGTAAATTTTAATTGACTTTACTTTAAATCGACTTTTAAAAAATATGAACGATCAGCTAAAACCGGCTGTACGAGAAATCGTGCAGCCGGTTTTTTATTGTCTTAAAATAACTATATTATTTACGAAGCGCATAATATTTAAAGACGTACTGGAAGAGTGACTCTCTCTATTATTAATGTAAAAGAACAGTCATGGTTCTTCAAATTTTCAACCATGAATAGGACCTTGGACGATAAGGGCAAATGTGTCAGAGGTAAGCAATTCTCAAAAGACTTTGCCGAAAATGTAAGCGCATTCTTTCTGTAATGGAAAAAAATCATTTATAATAAAAAGAGCGGGTATTTATGAAACCATTTGCTTATTCATCCGTAAATAAAGTAACAGTAAAACGAAAGGAGAGATTCCTTTGCGCAGCCTTAAAGGTTTTATGGCTTTTGGTCTTTTTCTATTGTCATTTTTGCTGCTGATTCCTGCTATCCATGCGGCCGGAAGCCCTGTTTATGCAGTGCCCATTCAAGCGGAAGCAGCCGACATGGAAGCCGTCATATTCGAAATGGACCAAGCAGGCAATGCTGCCGCTGACAAAGCGAACAGGGCTTGGCCGTCGATAATGGAAAACGATGCCGTTTCTTCCGGTGATTCGCAGCATGCATTGGCAATGGCCAATGCCAATCGTGATTTGCAGGAGTATCAAGCCGGAGAAGCTGAAATCGTCAATGCCGATGAAACTTTCTCAGAAAAGTTAGCGGGATTTCTAACCAATCCATTCGTCGTGCCGGTTTTGTTGTCGATTGCTGCTCTTGGATTGCTATTGGAAATGTTCACACCGGGCCTTGGGGTACCGGGACTGCTTGGGCTCTCCTCGTTATTATTGTTCTTTTACGGGCATCTGGTCGCAGGCCTGGCTGGGTATGAATCGATCATCTTGTTAATTATCGGTTTTGCTTTGTTGGCCGCCGAACTTCTTGTGCCGAGTGGTATAATAGGATTTTTGGGGCTTGCCGCTATACTCGGAAGCGTGCTCTTGGCAGGAGGAAATCTGAAAACCACTGCCATAGCAATACTTATTGCATTAATTGTAGCTACAGCAGGGATGGTGATCATATTGAAGTTTTTCGGCAAACGGCTTCACTTATTCAAACGGATAATCTTGACGGATGCCACGGATACGGCAAGCGGCTATGTCTCGGCTGTCAACCGTCCGGAACTGGTGGGGCAGATTGCTGTAACGGTAACTGCGCTGCGCCCATCCGGAACCATCAAACTGAATGATGAACGGATTGATGCCGTATCGGATGGCCGTTTCGTGGATTCTGGTAAAAGCGTTAAAATCATTAAAGTAGAAGGTTCTCGTATCGTTGTTCGGGAGATTGACCAAGAAGGGGAGGAATAAGAAATGGGAATTGAAACACTTGGATTAGGCGCTGCAATAATCGCCATCATCGTTATATTGGCTATTTTCTTCACGTTTGTTCCGATTACGCTTTGGATTTCCGCTTTGGCGGCTGGCGTACGCGTCAGTATTTTTACATTGGTTGGAATGCGGCTGCGCCGCGTAATTCCGTCGCGGATTGTCAATCCGTTGATCAAGGCTTCAAAAGCGGGATTGACAGTTACCATTAATCAGCTCGAAAGCCATTACTTGGCAGGCGGTAATGTCGACCGGGTAGTAAATGCTTTGATTGCTGCACACCGGGCAAACATCGAATTGCCGTTTGAACGCGCAGCGGCAATCGATTTGGCCGGGCGCGACGTATTAGAAGCGGTTCAGATGTCCGTTAATCCGAAAGTCATTGAAACGCCATTTATCGCAGGTGTGGCAATGAATGGGATTGAAGTGAAAGCAAAAGCCCGCATTACAGTTCGGGCCAATATCGACCGTCTGGTTGGTGGTGCTGGTGAAGCGACAATCGTTGCCCGTGTAGGCGAAGGGATCGTTTCAACGCTCGGTTCCAGTACAAGCCATGCGACAGTGCTTGAAAATCCGGATTTGATTTCTCAAACCGTTTTGGCGAAAGGGCTGGATTCCGGTACTGCATTTGAAATCTTGTCGATCGATATTGCAGACGTGGATATTGGCAAAAACATTGGTGCTGAGCTTCAGACTGAACAAGCGGAAGCCGATAAAAAGATTGCTCAGGCGAAAGCGGAAGAACGCCGTGCAATGGCCGTGGCAAGTGAACAAGAAATGAAAGCGAAAGTGGTCGAAATGAGAGCGAAAGTAGTCGAAGCGGAAGCGGAAGTGCCGCTTGCTTTGTCAGAAGCCCTTCGTTCCGGTAATATGGGTGTCATGGATTACGTGAACTATAAGAATATCCAATCCGATACCGGCATGAGAGATTCAATTGCCCGTACAGGTACTGAAAAAGCAGACGTTAAGTAATGCCGGGCAGTAAAGGGAGGTTTTAAGCATGGAAGCTCTCATATTCGGTTTAATAGTGATGGCAATCGGAGCCTTTTTCAACAATAAAAAAGGAGCGGGCGATTCCGATGCGCCTGCTAAACGCAAAGTGCCTGGAAGAGAGGCTGGACAAAGGACTTTCAAACGGGCTGAAGATTACGCGAAAGAAATTTACGGGGAATTGCAGACCCAGATGAACGACCACCCGGAACGCACTCAGCAGGTCAAGCGCGCTGTAGAAAAAGCAGCTGAGAAAGCACCGGTCAAAAAAGCGCAGAAACAAGCAAAAGAAATGATGTCTCCAGGCAGATTGTCGGCTCATAACCCACAGCCTCTAGCGAAAGAAAAAGAAAGTGGAAGCGAAGAGTTATTGCCGCTTGATGCAAACGATGTCCAACGGGGGATCATACTGGCAGAAATTCTGTCGCCGCCAAAATCAAGAAGATAAGATGAACCGGTCAGCCCATGCTGACCGGTTTTATTTAAATAATTTTATTATGTAAACAAATCCTATATAAAATGTTTTACAACTATTCACACTTAATGATACAGTGAATTTATAGTAAAAATGCGATTCCAAGGAGCGAGTACATGACAGAAAACCAATTACTTGAACTTCATGTGAAAGATCCAAATGAAGCGGTGCTGCTGCTCGGGATATCTGATAGTCACATGACATTGATCGAAGAAGCATTTCAAATTCAAATAATTACTCGCGGCGATGTAATCCGGCTGTCTGGCTCAGATGAAGGCAAACAGGTCGGAAAAGTGCTGATTGAACAAATATTGAAAGTGATCCGCAAAGGAATCAATATTGATCAGCGCGATATCGTTTCTGCAATAGAAATGGCGA is part of the Planococcus shenhongbingii genome and harbors:
- the rpsU gene encoding 30S ribosomal protein S21, which produces MTKTTVRKNESIEDALRRFKRTVSKSGTMQEVRKREYYDKPSVKRKLKSEAARKRKF
- a CDS encoding NfeD family protein, which produces MRSLKGFMAFGLFLLSFLLLIPAIHAAGSPVYAVPIQAEAADMEAVIFEMDQAGNAAADKANRAWPSIMENDAVSSGDSQHALAMANANRDLQEYQAGEAEIVNADETFSEKLAGFLTNPFVVPVLLSIAALGLLLEMFTPGLGVPGLLGLSSLLLFFYGHLVAGLAGYESIILLIIGFALLAAELLVPSGIIGFLGLAAILGSVLLAGGNLKTTAIAILIALIVATAGMVIILKFFGKRLHLFKRIILTDATDTASGYVSAVNRPELVGQIAVTVTALRPSGTIKLNDERIDAVSDGRFVDSGKSVKIIKVEGSRIVVREIDQEGEE
- the floA gene encoding flotillin-like protein FloA (flotillin-like protein involved in membrane lipid rafts), translating into MGIETLGLGAAIIAIIVILAIFFTFVPITLWISALAAGVRVSIFTLVGMRLRRVIPSRIVNPLIKASKAGLTVTINQLESHYLAGGNVDRVVNALIAAHRANIELPFERAAAIDLAGRDVLEAVQMSVNPKVIETPFIAGVAMNGIEVKAKARITVRANIDRLVGGAGEATIVARVGEGIVSTLGSSTSHATVLENPDLISQTVLAKGLDSGTAFEILSIDIADVDIGKNIGAELQTEQAEADKKIAQAKAEERRAMAVASEQEMKAKVVEMRAKVVEAEAEVPLALSEALRSGNMGVMDYVNYKNIQSDTGMRDSIARTGTEKADVK